TGCCTTCTTGCCCTCTTGTGttcctggtcttggcgttgccttggctgtcttgtgctttggcttcttTCTAGTTtgcctcctctgccctgcttagcgTGGCCGTAGCCGCGGCTCTGACTGTTCGTGCActagtaaaggggtacaaaggagtgcccctacttttgtacaccgacactttcggtctccagtgtttcgagactgtgtacatgctaggctcgtcaagtttaacccaagtattctgcatgtgcaaaactttcttacactagttgtatgtgaacatagagtctatcacacccgatcatcacgagatgcttcaaaacgatgaactttcgcaatggtgcatactcggggagaacacttttatcttgaaatttagtgaagggatcatcttataaagtaAGCAAAATaggatgcataaaggataaacatcacatgcaatcaaaatatgtgacatgatatggccatcatcatcttgtgcttttgatctccatctccaaagaatcgtcatgatctccatcgtcaccggctcgatcccttgatctccatcgttgcatcggggtcgtctcgccaactattgattctacaactattgctaacgcatagcgataaagtaaagcaattacatggcgcttgcatttcatacaataattaagagacaaccctaaggctcctgcggGTTGTCGATATTACATAACATGATCATCTCTACAacaatgtatatcacatcatatcttgaccatatcacataacaacatgccccgcaaaaacaagttagacgtcctctactttgttgttgcaagttttacgtggctgctacgggcttctagcaagaaccgttcttacctatgcaaaaccacaacgatgattatcaagtttgctgttttaaccttcttcaaggactgaccgtagtcaaatttgattcaactaaagtaggagaaacagacacccgccagccacctttatgcaaaacaagttgcatgccagtcgatggaaccggtctcatgtgcgtggacatgtaaggttggtctggcccgcttcatcccacaatgccaccgaatcaaactaagacgttggtggtaagcaatatgaccATCCctgcccacaacttctttgtgttctactcatgaatatcatctacgcatagacctggcttagatgccactgttggggaacgttgcatcggtgctgaacgcggttgatgtagtcgaacaccttcgccatccaaccgatcaagtatcgaacgtacaccacctccgcgttcagcacacgttcagctcggtgacgtcctcgccttcttgatcgagcaagacgggcgaagtagtagatgagttccggcaacacgatggcgtggtgacggtgatggtgaactTGTTCACGCAGGGCTTCGCTGTGCACTGCAGAAAAACTGGAGGGAGGACTAAACTGTGGAGAGGGGCGgtgcacacagctaagagatgtCATGGCCTTGTGTGTGGGAGGGGAGGCCGCCAaggcacacaaggtattcctccgttatccgggagttgcataatctcatagtcgaaggaatatgtatttgacatttaagaaatcaatagcaataaactgaacgatgatatgctaagctaacggatgggtcttgtccatcacatcattctcctaataatgtgatcccgttatcaagtgacaacacatgactatggttaggaaaccttaaccatctttgatcaacgagctagtctagtagaggctcactagggacacggtattttgtttatgtatccacacatgtatttaagtttccgatcaatacaattctagcatgaataataaacctttaccatgaataaggaaatataataataacaactttattattgcctctagggcatatttccatcacatCCATATTACAAACATACACTGTTTATTACAgtcacaacaagcaagatggaaAACAACCCAAAATATAATAAAACACAAAATTCAAGCATTCCATCACCCGAATTCAGCTTCTCTTGTGCATTTTGACCTCATTGTCCAATCTTGTTGCCGCCTTTCAACCTTAAGTTCATCTATTCTCCTCTCAAGGTTGTTGTCCGCCATCGCAAGATCCTGGATGATATCTTTTCCCTAGACTTCCCATTCATCATCAACCCATTTCACATATTTGCAAGTTTTAAATCCATCCAAGGACAAGTCATAAACCTACTCCCAGTGTTAGTTGCATCACTGCTAACACAATGTGGCCCAGGCGATGCTGCAATGCTCATGCTTTATATCAATACTGTCAAATTCGGTAATATTGCCAAATTTTGGGGTCTGAAGTTTGGGAACTCGTCCACTTCTGCCAAAGGCAAGTTTCTCCAGTATTACCTGATCGAGATTACCTTTTCCCACAGGccaccgtcgtccaccttgccaaCTGGAGAGATAGCCTGCCTCGATATTGCAGATGTCATCATTTTTTCCAACCATCTCCTTCTGCCCACAATCGGGGACAAAACAGTACCTGCGTGTGGAGGTCAATTGGAGGCGAGGCACGATGGTGTCTGACTGTCGCACCTAGAGTTGACAATCGCTGACGAAATTGCGTGGAATGATGGCTATGGTAGGGATCCAGGGACGAGGTGTGATAAGGCCAACGGAGGTTAACATGGTGGGTTGGCGGTGGCTGGTGGTGGTGAACTCGCGGGTGGAAATGGTCGCTGGGAGGAGTAAAGTTCATCTAGCGCGTACTATGGTTCTTGGGAGGGGATGTGAAGACAACCTAAGTGTGGTTTTTATTTTAGCCAACCCAAAAAACTTTTGGGAGTTATATATAATTTTGGGATGGGTTAGGTGGCGTTAAGCCCCAAAACCATTTTTTTTGGAGTTAGAGAATTATTGGACTTTCACAAGAGATGCTCTAAGGGGAGAGCAAACTGAACTTGATATAGACTGCCTACCAATGAACTTTTGCTTAGAAACTATATATGCAAAGCAAGAAATGATAAGAAGATACAAACAAAAATTACTTAAAGATTGCCCACTTGTAGTGCCGGATTAATTTAACACTTCATATTTCCTATAGGGCATAATTCCAGCACATCATACAAAACCATATCTTTGTATGATTATATTTTTTGAGCTTGTTGTTGTAGTAAAAACAACATTTGATTATGGGTGTCCTTAGCAATGTAGTCGCAAAATAGATACCGATGATGTCGTTTGTAATTTGACCACATCAAATATTTAATTGGGGCTGCACGACCGCTTTATGGCGAAGATCTTCGTACATGGGCAAGATTAGCAAGTCGATGTTTTTTTAACAGTTCAATCGCCTCGATGGAGTGTGACTTAGTCATATGTCAGGGTGGCGCCGAGAGAggttcttgatgtctactactcaaccttcttcttgtagacgttgttgggcctccaagtgtagaggtttgtaggacagtagcaaatttccctcaagtggatgacctaaggtttatcaatccgtgggaggcgtaggatgaagatggtctctctcaaacaaccctgcaaccaaataacaaagagtctcttgtgtcccaacacacccaatacaatggtaaattgtataggtgcactagttcagcgaagagatggtgatacaagtgcaatatggatggtagatataggtttttgtaatctgaaaatataaaaacagcaaggtagcaagcgataaaagtgagcgtaaacggtattgcaatgctaggaaacaaggcctagggttcatactttcactagtgcaggttctctcaacaataataacataattggatcatataactatccctcaacatgcaacaaagagtcactccaaagtcactaatagcggagaacaaacaaagagattatgatagggtacgaaaccacctcaaagttattctttctgatcgatctattcaagagtccgtagtaaaataacacgaagctattcttttcgttcgatctatcctagagttcgtactggaataacaccttaagatacaaatcaaccaaaaccctaatgtcacatagatactccaatgtcaccacaagtattcgcgggtatgattatacgatatgcatcacacaatctcagattcatctattcaaccaacacgaagaacttcaaagagtgccccaaagtttctgccggagagtcaagacgaaaacatgtgccaatccttatgcatagattcccaaggtcacgaaacgcgcaagttgatcaccaaaacatacatcaagtgaatcaatagaataccccattgtcaccacgggtatcccacgcaagacatacatcaagtgttctcaaatccttaaagactcaatccgataagataacttaaaagggaaaactcaatccattacaagagagtagagggggagaaacatcataaaatccaactataatagcaaagctcgtgatacatcaagatcgtgccaaatcaagaacacgagagagagagagagagagagagatcaaacacatagctactggtacataccctcaaccccgagggtgaactactccctcctcgtcatggagagcgccgggatgatgaagattcccaccggtgatggatcccccctcggGCAGGGTGTCGGAatagggtcccaattggtttttggtggctacagaggcttgcggcagtggaactcccgatctaagttatgttctggaagtttgggtatatataagaggttttggcgtcgggaacaagtcagggggtctccgaggcggccacgaggtaggggggcgcgcccaggggggtagggcgcgcccccaccctcgtgggtgcctcgggactctctggcccatctccgatactccgtgggcttcttctggtccaaaaataatctccgtgaaatttcaggcaattggactccatttggttttccttttctgcgatactcaaaaacatggaaaaaaacagaaactggcactgggctctaggttaataggttagtcccaaaaatcatataaaatagcatataaatgcatataagacatcctagatggataatataatagcatgaaacaataaaaaattatagatacgttggagacgtatcagttctCTCATAGGCCCGAGTCGTTTGAGACTCTTTGTCACCATATCCAAACTCCTCTTTCTCGACATCGGTCCGAGTCATACGAGAACCCTCAACTTGACCCTAGAGATCCCCTAACGAGTCTTGAAACTCTACTTCCTTACCTTGAGTTTGCTCAAATGAGTGTAAATGAACTACATGCCCGCGTGGGGCCTATATAGGCTAGGGGCATTGAAAAATGACCAGCTCCTTGTGTTTTTAGGGGAATTAATTCCTTGTGATGATCGGTGGAAAATGTAGTGGAGGCAATTCTTAAGCCATTGATCCATGGTGAACGAAGAGGGGACGAGTCAATGAGCAGTGCTATGTCTCGCTTATAGTGAGACTCAGCGTGCTCTCGCGTCAGGTGCCTCCTAAATGGGCCGAACCAAGCGCGTGTGAGGCCACAGCCTCGTTTTTtatgtttttatttttctttctttcttttaaTCTCCTTTATACTTTCAAACATTCAAATATATATCTTACAAAAATCACTATCAATAAAAAATTTGAAAAAGTAAAATGTGTATAAAGAAATGCTTctcatgtatacaaaaaatgtgtGCACAAAATATACAATATATGTGAAAACagttgatcatgtatttaaaGATGTTAATCAAACACATGAAAAAAATGTTAaataagtatttgaaaaatattaataaagcatgtgaaaaatgttaaatgtgtatagaaaaaatgttgccatgtattaaaaaatgtcaaacttgtgtttgaaaaatgttaatgaaGCATTTGAAAATGTCAAAATGTGTATAGGAAAAATGTTGagcatgtattaaaaaatgttaatattGTATTAAAAATATtgaaatgtgtatagaaaaatgttgaccatgtattcaaaaaatattaaccaagcatttgaaaaatgttaaatgtgtatacagaaaatgtttctcatgtatacgagaaatgtatacaaaaaatatacaatgtgtGCGAAAAAGTTGATCACACATTTAGCAATTGTTAACCAAGCATTTGAATAAATGTTAGagaagtatttgaaaaaatgctAATAAAGCATCTGGAAGTTTTTTAATGTGCATAAAAAcattgaccatgtattaaaaaatgttaatcttgtatttgaaaaatgtaatCAACCATTTGAAAATGGGTACagaaaaatgttgatcatgtattaaaaaatattAATCTTGTATGTTGAGCATGTACTCAACAAATGTAAagcttgtatttgaaaaatgttatgtatagaaaaaatattgaccatgtattaatttttttaacttgtatttgaaaaatattaaacgTGTATTACAAAAATGTACTTGACGTATACATAAAATGTACAATGAGAACCAACAGAAacaaagaaaaatgaaaataaaaaactaaagaaaaaggaaagaaaaaataAAATCAAAGAAACAAGTGCAAAGAAGGAAAAATAGTGAAAACCGATAAAGaacaaagaaaaataaaaaaactttggaaaccaagaaagaacaaaaaaaaaggaaaaaaaaggaacatgagaagaaaaaagaaaaaacgaTGAAAtccataaaaaaaagaaaaaaaaagaagtaTAATGGCAAAAAATGGAAACCAAAGAAAACCAGAGAAGAAATGAGAAAACCtaacaaaaaagaaaaataaaacaaaaagaaagagaaaaccaAAAAAACACATCAGCTAATGAACGAAACGAATAACATGCTATTGGGCCGATCCAATGCGCGCGCCGTGGAGTAAAGCTACAGCTAGACGCATGAGCTATGAGCGAGACATAGCATTCGCGGAAGTCTGTGGTAATGGTAGACCATTCCACTTCACCCCTCCAACATGGCAGGCTTCCCTTCCTGGGCTCAATTCTTTACTTCGGCTTGTTTGCTTTCCCCCACCTCTTTGGCTTAGACTCTTCTTCTACATAAAAAGAACTTAAAGTTTCGAAAGTCATCTTTTGAGCCCGAGCTCATATGCTcccgcatgaacagtaaaatcgaaaaaaaatcgaaaaaaattcaaaaaattccaatttttttgagagaaacattgacaaaagttctaagtgcctgcaaaaattcatcatgaaatcacattcctgtaaggcgtggcaaaaaaaaaaacaaattcagtgcttcaaaatgcgtttgaaagtagctttttcagagtactgtttttgttttttttttgccacgccttctaggaatgtgatttcatgacgaatttttgcaggcacttagaacttttgtcaatgtttctctcaaaaaaaaattggaattttttgaatttttttttgatttagttttgattttactgttcacctgagctcatttgagctcgggagCAGATTAGCCGCGTCCTTAAAGTTTCACCTTTGTTACCACCACCCCTTCGCCCATCCTTTTATGTATATGATAATCAATCATCTTGATTTACTTAACTTCTGAACCAATTTGACTTTAATTTACTTACCAAATTTCTAATCAAAATATAAGGTAATTCACGATcagaatttgatgaacatttatCTGCACAATCGCATTATTATTGACAGGTAAATCACAAGGTAATGTACTAGAATATTTAtattccgttgcaacgcacgggcattgttTTATTCTAAGTAAAAAAAACCTCTTTGGCTttgtcttttttttctttgttgaTGACTTGTTGACCATAATTAAGGGCTTGACTTGTATTGACTTGGTCTAATCTTGATAACTGTTAGGGCATCTCTAACAGCCTCTGTATATTTGCGCTCAATTGCTATTTTGGTAATTTTGGCCAAAAGACCTCCTCCAACAGCTTTTGTATAAGTGGTACCCATCAATTTTTTTTACAATGCTTAGCAAATCTGACAGATGGGCCCGTGTACTAGTGTATTATTTGTGTGTTGTATACGCGTGTGTGGTGTGTACGTGTTTTTTTTCATGTACTGTGTACGCGTGTGTTATGCACGTGTGAGTGTGTGTACTAgtgtgttgtgtgcatgtgtGTTGTACGCGTACTAGGGTGTGTACATGTACGGGTACGCGTGTGTACGTGTACATGTACATGTACGCATGTGTGTACGTGTACGAGAGTTTTGCCAGTATATGTATAAATGTGCATATGCTAGTGTGCCATGCGTCCATGACAAACTATCTCCACATGTTATTGTGTGTTTTGTGTAAATATAGCAATCCAATATACAAAGGATACCAAAGCAAAAGAAAAAAACCATATTGGATTGCTAAACCTTCTCTCTTCTCTTTCTATCATCGGTCTTTAGCGATCCAATATGCAAAGGTTGTTGGAGATGCTCAGGCACTTTGTCGGGCTAAGTGTGATCCTCGGTATTTATTAATTATGTTCCGAAGGGAGCGTATACATTTTGCTAAAAAAACAGAGCTTATACATATACACATGTATTTGCTTTCTTGCTACGAGATTATTGATAAAAGAATTGCAATGGCCTATTTCTTATTTCCCCTTGTTTTTGTGTCCATCTATGCATGTTCTTGTAATTGTTGAGATGTGCTTTCGCAAGAACAACAGCATCTGGCAGTTCTTGGCTGTTGGCATGGTACAATTAATGAGCTAAGCGGAGAACAAACAGTACTTGTATTGTAGGCCGCCTGCTCATGGCTACAACAATTTCTTTACACATTTCCCACCTGCCCAAGCTGGTAAATTAATCTATCTCGAGCTGCAACAGAGGTGTCTCCATCGCTGGTCAGTGTCTAGGTTAGTAGAGGGTTGGCGAAAGAGGTCAGTGAGGTGCGCTGCATGCGTCGGAGCGCGCCGCGCCATCCGATCGACGCATCTCTGGCTTGGAATGCAAGCTCCACTGATCAATCACCGTTGCGCCGTATATGTGCAGCCATCGGTCAGCTGAGCTCTTGCTTGCAGAGAGGGCAAGAGGAGATGATCCTCAGCCACCTGTCCACGCATTTCAGGTGGAACATGTGTGTGCAGGGCAGCTGCCTCACCTCCTCTTTCTCCCTGTACTGCGCCAGGCATATGCAGCACTCCTGCGTTTACACGCGAAACAATTTCAGAGAGAAAAAAAACTATCTTTTGTTGCGAACTGAAGCAAGTTGATTACACAATATTTTCATCCATGGACTAAACACGCATGCCAAATGTTCACCATAACTAATAGCACCAGTTCATGTTTCAACGAGAGAGAAAAGGAACAGGCCATGTTTTGCCATGTTgctaaattgcaaggagatgctTGTGAGCTTAGGCACCGTCCCAAAAGGCAAAGTTAGTGCTTCTTATCTTAGTATCGCCCAAAAAGGGATCATGTTCGAGTTGCTCGCGCACGTTTAAAAGTTTAGGTCGCCAATGTTTGGTGAATCCGTCCTCTTTGGTACTCCATTTTCTGACCTCACCTAAAAGAAAATGCTGCTATCTTTGCTTCTACTTATCCAGACCAGGACCTGTGCCTGAAAATATGCAGAGAAATGCGGGTGAAATCGGCAAGTACTTACTTCATCGTCTTTCTCGCGGTCTCTCGGCACGTCGGGCTCCTTGAACCGCCATCGCGGCAGCGCGTCCAGCTGCTCGTCGGAGGCGCCCCGGCCGACGGAGGCCGAGTTCATGTTGTACCCGAGCGCGTACCCGACGACCGGGACGAAGCAGCAGAgcaggaggaagaggaggaagggGAGCGAGTAGACGACGGCATTCCAGGCGAGCAGGCCGATGCAGAGCGCGTACAGCCGCGGCGCGCGGTGGAACGATCCGAGCCGCGCGTCGAACACCCACACGTTGCCCATCACAAACCACATCGCGAAGAAGAGCTCCAGGAACGCCCGAGCCTTGTTCATCAGATACGAGCTGTTCCTGAAATTAGTACACAAAGAATTTCGTCAAGAAACTTAAGCAtgtaaaatgttcaatttgtacGTTCCGCGCAACATTAAGGTATCAAGCTTGAACCTTAGAGCGTCACCGGCGCCGTGCATCTCCGGGTCGTCGCCTCGTCCGGCGGCCGATGAATGTCGGTGGCGCCAGTAGAGGAGTGGGAGGCTGAGCACGTTGCCGACGTTGTACGCGCACACCCAGAGCCGAAGCGGCCACGCGGGGCGTTCCTTTGGGGAGGTGGCCACGACGGTGGTGGTGATGACCATCTGCGCGACGATCACGCCGAGCTCGAGAGCGAGCCAGCCGGACGAGTTGAAAGGGTTGGAGCCCAGGTCGGACCTCGGGCCGTTCTGGTACTGGTATACCCGCCTCAGGAAGATGAACCATCGCGCCCTCGACATGCGTGCCACCGCGCGCATCGTGAAAGCGGAGACCCGACCGCCGCCGCGGCTGGTTGCCGGCGTTGCCGCGGCCGACGACGAAGCGGCCGGCATTATGGTGGTCGGTGGTGGGGACGAGGGGCATTGGCATGGTTGGCTTCGCGCCTCGAGGGATAAATGGGTGGGAGGGAAGAGGCGAGTTGGGTTTGAGATGGTGACCAATAATCTAACGGCTTTGCTTTGGCGCCAAGAGTGGAGGGGTGAACGAAGGGGCAAAAACGGTTGGCCTAACCGTCTCCTTCCCGCCGTGTGCTTCCTCTTGGCTCCTCTGGCTCTGGCTTGTGTCTGGTGTTGTGTAGGTGGGAAGCAAGGAGATCCATCTGGTTACAGTGGGTAGATGACTTGGCTCCCTCTCGACCAAGATCAACTTCTAGTTAATGTTTTGGGATACTAAGCTATCTTAGTGTTGAGATATTTGAAACTAGATTTCGTGTTGATAAGTTTCGACAAACTATTTTTGGACGTAACTTGTGCTACCAAATATAACAAACTTGTGCtcacacatcatcaatttttttTACTTATGCTCCCTGTTGGTGGTGTGCTTGTGCTTCGTCATGCAATACACCTTTACGCGCCGCACAACACACCTTGCATGCGTTACACAACATAACTTCACGTAAGCGGTGCGCAGCGCAACACACCTTCATGTGTCGCGCATCACATCTTTACGCGTCATGCAACACACCTTAGTTAGACTAGTCACAATGGGAAGTATCATATACTAGGaccatgcatatgatactagtgtataaTATTACCTCTATAATGCATAATATAATAGTTTGGTATCATATTGGATCATTTATCGCCATGCAAGACATATACTACTAcatcatttaatatgatacggtatcatatcatgatactcAATCCTCTCTCCTCTCACTAAATTATGTGTCACCTCAACGTAAATGTCTAGTTGGCATGcgtgatactagctatgatactcTTATTGTGACCAGCCTTAATGCACAACACATTTTCGCAGGTTGTGCAACACACTTACTCGCGCCTTTCAGTGAATCTGCCTACACTGTGTAGTACAAACATCTGTAATGGGAAGCACataagaaaaccaaaaagaaaagagaaaaccagaGAAAACCACAAAGCGTATGTTTCCCTCGCATATAGGAGCCTTTGGCTCACTTCCCCCTTTGCGTGCTTCACGTGTACTTTTCTTTTTGCAGGGTTAAAAGGAATTTCATTGCTCAAAGAATAATGAGTTCGTTCCTACAAAGCAGAGGAACATCTGCACACCCAGAGTGCAACCACGACGTTGTTCGGCCTTCTGTTCAACCCAAAGGGCGAGAGAGTGACTAACAACATTCTGATTCCTACTAACATGAACAATACTGACATCCCTATCACCAAAGAGCCTTTTAACTTCTTGTATTATCATCGCGTGTGGCGATCTATCGAGAGTCGACGACCGGATTAGCTTGACTGTGTCCATGCAATCCATCTCAACATCTACCGGGAGTGTAGACAACTGAAGGGCGACGTTTAGACCCTCATGGCAAGCTAAAAGTTCATCTTGCGGTGTCCCATCGCAGAACAAGATGGAGCGGCAGGCAGAGAAAATGATGTTGCCATCACTATCACAAAGAATCATGCCTGCTCCTGCCGCTCCGCCATTAGCTTCAACAAATGAGCCATCTACATTTAAATTAACACGACCAGTCGACGAGGGTGACACTTGGGGGTTGCGTCGATGGAGCAATCAAGCATGGAGAGATGTACCCCGCACGCGGTAGTACATCTTTCCTTTCACCGTATCGCTCATAGGGAAGAGTCGTATACACCAAAGTGCATCATCATAGCTGATGACAAGACGTTGGGACGCTTCCACCATGGGGGGTTGTTTGTCGTGAACGATCTTGTTCCGGACATGCCAGCTCCACCATAAAACACTGTAACCACACGCATGCGATCCACTTCATTtgagtgaattgcaaaaaacaCCACATTTGAAGTTAAAGCATCCAACTGTCACCACATTTCTAGCGCGTCCCAAAAATCCACCACTTTACTTGTAAATTTTCTCAATAAAAACAAATGACCGGTTTGCCGCAGTTAACCCGATTTCTGACAGGGCTGGCCCACCCGTCAGGTGCCACGTGGGCGAGGCCAGACGGCGAGTGGGTTGACGGCCGTTACGGCACGCGCGTAATCAAAGCGGTCGCGGCTCtctctgttgggaatcgtagcataatttaaatttttcctacgctcaccaagatgcatctatggagtctactagcaacgaggggaaaggagtgcatctacatacccttgtagattgcgagcggaagcgttccaatgaacgtggatgacggagtcgtactcgccgtgatccaaatcatcgatgaccgagtgccgaacggacggcacctccgcgttcaacacacgtacggtgcagcgacgtctcctccttcttgatccagcaagggg
The Aegilops tauschii subsp. strangulata cultivar AL8/78 chromosome 3, Aet v6.0, whole genome shotgun sequence genome window above contains:
- the LOC109785309 gene encoding E3 ubiquitin-protein ligase At4g11680, translated to MPAASSSAAATPATSRGGGRVSAFTMRAVARMSRARWFIFLRRVYQYQNGPRSDLGSNPFNSSGWLALELGVIVAQMVITTTVVATSPKERPAWPLRLWVCAYNVGNVLSLPLLYWRHRHSSAAGRGDDPEMHGAGDALRNSSYLMNKARAFLELFFAMWFVMGNVWVFDARLGSFHRAPRLYALCIGLLAWNAVVYSLPFLLFLLLCCFVPVVGYALGYNMNSASVGRGASDEQLDALPRWRFKEPDVPRDREKDDEECCICLAQYREKEEVRQLPCTHMFHLKCVDRWLRIISSCPLCKQELS